One Streptomyces sp. NBC_01217 genomic region harbors:
- the rsmA gene encoding 16S rRNA (adenine(1518)-N(6)/adenine(1519)-N(6))-dimethyltransferase RsmA: protein MSTTDPDALLGPADIRELAAALGVRPTKQRGQNFVIDANTVRRIVRTAEVRPDDVVVEVGPGLGSLTLALLEAADRVVAVEIDDVLAGALPATVAARMPGRADRFTLVHSDAMLVRELPGPAPTALVANLPYNVAVPVLLTMLERFPTIERTLVMVQAEVADRLAARPGNKVYGVPSVKANWYAHVKRAGSIGRNVFWPAPNVDSGLVSLVRRTEPITTSASRTEVFAVVDAAFAQRRKTLRAALAGWAGSAPAAEAALVAAGISPQARGEALTVEEFAAIAENKPAGTAGNGTSAPAGDETSGSGE, encoded by the coding sequence GTGAGCACCACTGATCCCGACGCCCTCCTGGGCCCCGCAGACATCCGCGAGCTGGCCGCCGCGCTGGGCGTACGCCCGACCAAGCAGCGCGGTCAGAACTTCGTCATCGACGCCAATACGGTCCGCAGGATCGTGCGGACGGCGGAAGTCCGCCCGGACGACGTCGTCGTGGAGGTCGGACCGGGGCTCGGTTCGCTGACCCTGGCGCTGCTGGAGGCGGCGGACCGGGTCGTCGCCGTCGAGATCGACGACGTGCTGGCGGGCGCCCTGCCGGCCACGGTCGCCGCCCGGATGCCGGGGCGCGCCGACCGGTTCACCCTGGTGCACTCCGACGCGATGCTGGTCCGGGAGCTGCCGGGTCCGGCGCCGACCGCGCTGGTCGCGAACCTTCCGTACAACGTCGCCGTGCCGGTCCTGCTGACCATGCTGGAACGCTTCCCGACCATCGAGCGGACCCTCGTCATGGTCCAGGCCGAGGTCGCCGACCGGCTGGCCGCCAGGCCGGGCAACAAGGTCTACGGCGTGCCGTCGGTGAAGGCCAACTGGTACGCGCACGTCAAGCGGGCCGGGTCCATCGGCCGCAATGTCTTCTGGCCCGCCCCGAACGTCGACTCCGGTCTGGTGTCGCTGGTCCGGCGCACCGAGCCGATCACGACGAGCGCGAGCCGGACCGAAGTCTTCGCGGTCGTCGACGCGGCCTTCGCCCAGCGCCGCAAGACCCTGCGGGCGGCCCTGGCCGGCTGGGCGGGCTCCGCACCCGCCGCCGAGGCGGCCCTGGTGGCGGCCGGGATCTCGCCCCAGGCCCGCGGTGAGGCGCTGACGGTCGAGGAATTCGCCGCCATCGCCGAGAACAAGCCGGCCGGGACCGCCGGCAACGGGACTTCGGCGCCTGCCGGCGACGAGACCTCCGGGAGTGGCGAGTGA
- a CDS encoding TatD family hydrolase — MSRTEAPPLPEPLRVPVADSHTHLDMQDATVEEGLARAAAVNVTTVIQVGCDVAGSRWAAETAAAHANVHAAVALHPNEAPRIVHGDPDGWSRQGAREGGGAAALHEALAEIDALAALDHVRGVGETGLDRFRTGPEGLAAQEESFRAHIEIAKRHGKALVIHDREAHADVLRILADAGAPERTVFHCYSGDAEMARICAEAGYFMSFAGNVTFKNAQPLRDALAVAPTELVLVETDAPFLTPAPYRGRPNAPYLIPVTLRAMAEVKGVDEDTLASAVSDNTARAFDY; from the coding sequence ATGAGCCGTACCGAAGCCCCGCCGCTGCCCGAACCCCTCCGGGTGCCGGTCGCCGATTCGCACACCCACCTGGACATGCAGGACGCGACCGTCGAGGAGGGTCTGGCCAGGGCCGCCGCGGTCAATGTGACCACCGTGATCCAGGTGGGCTGCGACGTGGCCGGTTCGCGCTGGGCCGCGGAGACCGCCGCCGCGCACGCGAACGTGCACGCGGCGGTCGCCCTGCACCCCAACGAGGCGCCGCGCATCGTGCACGGCGACCCCGATGGCTGGTCCCGGCAGGGGGCGCGGGAAGGGGGCGGGGCCGCGGCGCTGCACGAGGCGCTCGCGGAGATCGACGCGCTGGCCGCACTCGACCACGTACGCGGTGTCGGCGAGACCGGGCTCGACCGCTTCCGCACCGGCCCCGAGGGCCTGGCCGCGCAGGAGGAGTCCTTCCGGGCCCACATCGAGATCGCCAAGCGGCACGGCAAGGCACTGGTCATCCACGACCGCGAGGCGCACGCGGACGTGCTGCGGATCCTCGCCGACGCGGGCGCCCCCGAACGGACCGTCTTCCACTGCTACTCCGGCGACGCCGAGATGGCCAGGATCTGCGCGGAAGCCGGGTACTTCATGTCCTTCGCGGGCAATGTCACCTTCAAGAACGCCCAGCCGCTGCGGGACGCACTGGCCGTCGCGCCGACGGAACTGGTGCTGGTCGAGACGGACGCGCCTTTCCTGACCCCCGCCCCGTACCGCGGACGGCCCAACGCGCCGTACCTCATTCCCGTCACGCTGCGTGCCATGGCGGAGGTGAAGGGCGTGGACGAGGACACTCTGGCCTCGGCCGTCTCCGACAACACCGCGCGGGCATTCGACTACTGA
- a CDS encoding IS5 family transposase (programmed frameshift), which translates to MSADLSQRLVPDGLWELVAPLLPSFNSRPQGGGTAPLDERAVFTAVVYVLTSGCAWRHLPETFGVSPATAHRRFTAWTQAGLWRRLHRAILDELGARGELDWTSAIVDAASVRAKKGGSLTGPNPVDRGKKGSKLHVLSEAQGIPLAIAVSGANMHDSLALKPLIRGIPAIRSRRGPRRRRPVKLRADKAYFSADHLAWLRERGLIPRIARPGIESGERLGRHRWKIERSIAWLFGYRRLTVRYERKGSHFLAFLGLAAVLTCYKKLAKLAT; encoded by the exons GTGAGTGCCGATCTGTCGCAGCGGCTGGTTCCTGACGGTCTGTGGGAACTCGTCGCCCCGTTGTTGCCGTCGTTCAACTCCCGTCCGCAGGGTGGTGGGACTGCGCCGCTGGATGAGCGGGCTGTGTTCACGGCGGTGGTGTACGTGCTGACCAGCGGGTGCGCCTGGCGGCACCTGCCGGAGACGTTCGGGGTGTCGCCCGCGACGGCACACCGTCGGTTCACCGCGTGGACCCAGGCGGGGCTGTGGCGCCGATTGCACCGGGCGATCCTGGACGAACTCGGCGCCAGGGGCGAGCTCGACTGGACCTCCGCAATCGTTGACGCCGCGTCGGTGCGGGCGA AAAAGGGGGGTTCGCTGACCGGGCCGAACCCGGTCGATCGCGGCAAGAAGGGCAGCAAACTGCACGTGCTGTCCGAGGCCCAGGGCATCCCACTCGCCATCGCCGTGTCCGGCGCAAACATGCACGACAGCCTCGCCCTCAAGCCGCTGATCCGTGGCATACCCGCCATCCGTTCCCGGCGCGGACCCCGTCGGCGCCGCCCAGTCAAACTCCGCGCCGATAAGGCGTACTTCTCCGCTGACCACCTCGCCTGGCTGCGTGAACGGGGGCTGATCCCGCGCATCGCCCGGCCGGGCATCGAATCCGGCGAACGGCTCGGCCGGCACCGCTGGAAGATCGAGCGGTCCATCGCCTGGTTGTTCGGCTACCGCCGCCTCACCGTCCGGTACGAACGAAAGGGCTCGCACTTCCTCGCCTTCCTCGGCCTGGCCGCCGTCCTGACCTGCTACAAGAAACTCGCGAAACTTGCCACGTGA
- a CDS encoding lipoprotein, giving the protein MGISARASVVPAALLVTAVLAGCSSPPPSPSPSPKAEAAGKAASAAAADGGTVGGSGSACPLPVAFDLAASWKPKAVHVDPDSELGAALGMQGGVTMVCEIDAKPAGNIGYLRVWQGERSDLTPRQVLEAFLADEDGAEKITYGGTRAGELPAAEAGYTVRSKLLDELKKERAFAVSTPDGPVVVHLGGMDTAEHEAMLPAYELAKKSMRLGG; this is encoded by the coding sequence ATGGGGATTTCAGCGAGGGCTTCAGTGGTTCCGGCGGCGCTGCTGGTGACGGCCGTACTGGCGGGCTGTTCGTCGCCGCCGCCGTCGCCGTCGCCGTCGCCGAAGGCGGAAGCAGCCGGGAAGGCCGCTTCCGCAGCCGCCGCCGATGGAGGCACGGTCGGCGGCTCCGGCTCGGCCTGTCCGCTGCCCGTCGCCTTCGACCTCGCGGCGTCCTGGAAGCCGAAGGCCGTCCACGTCGATCCGGACTCCGAGCTCGGTGCCGCGCTGGGCATGCAGGGCGGGGTCACCATGGTCTGCGAGATCGACGCGAAGCCCGCGGGGAACATCGGGTATCTGCGGGTGTGGCAGGGCGAGCGGTCCGACCTCACCCCGCGCCAGGTCCTGGAGGCGTTCCTGGCCGACGAGGACGGCGCCGAGAAGATCACGTACGGCGGGACCAGGGCCGGTGAGCTGCCCGCGGCCGAGGCCGGCTACACGGTCAGGAGCAAGCTGCTGGACGAGCTCAAGAAGGAGCGGGCCTTCGCCGTCTCCACCCCGGACGGGCCGGTCGTGGTCCATCTGGGCGGGATGGACACCGCGGAGCACGAGGCGATGCTCCCCGCGTACGAGCTGGCGAAGAAGAGCATGCGCCTCGGCGGCTGA
- a CDS encoding ubiquitin-like domain-containing protein: MSNSKGSHRAARGRGRTAVATPPAASPPAPASVPLHERLTLVVRAVRTPTVLDTPLVPRQVRPGASGATGTTGGRAAARRAARRRKAPVRPESLRRLVPQALVVAVLAGGTTAFVVCDKAVTLDVDGTPRTLHTFADDVDGLLDDQGVTVAAHDTVVPALGSPLADGDAVVVRPRR; this comes from the coding sequence GTGAGCAATTCGAAGGGCAGTCACCGCGCAGCACGCGGCAGGGGGCGCACGGCGGTGGCGACGCCGCCCGCCGCTTCTCCGCCGGCCCCCGCGTCCGTACCGCTCCACGAGCGGCTGACGCTCGTCGTCCGGGCGGTCCGCACCCCGACCGTCCTCGACACGCCCCTGGTGCCCCGGCAGGTCCGCCCCGGCGCAAGCGGCGCGACCGGTACGACCGGCGGGCGGGCGGCGGCGCGCAGGGCCGCCCGGCGGCGCAAGGCGCCCGTACGCCCCGAGAGCCTGCGCCGCCTCGTGCCGCAGGCCCTCGTCGTCGCGGTCCTGGCCGGTGGCACCACCGCGTTCGTGGTCTGCGACAAGGCGGTGACGCTGGACGTCGACGGCACGCCCCGCACCCTGCACACCTTCGCGGACGACGTCGACGGACTCCTCGACGACCAGGGCGTCACCGTCGCCGCCCACGACACGGTCGTCCCCGCCCTCGGCAGCCCGCTCGCCGACGGCGACGCGGTCGTCGTCAGGCCGCGGAGGTAG
- the rsmI gene encoding 16S rRNA (cytidine(1402)-2'-O)-methyltransferase, which translates to MTHVTGTTGTLVLAGTPIGDVADAPPRLAAELETADVVAAEDTRRLRRLTQALGIHTTGRVVSYFEGNESARTPELVEALTGGARVLLVTDAGMPSVSDPGYRLVAAAVEKNIKVTAVPGPSAVLTALALSALPVDRFCFEGFLPRKAGERLGKLREVAEERRTMVFFEAPHRLDDTLAAMAEVFGADRRAAVCRELTKTYEEVKRGPLGELAAWAAEGVRGEITVVVEGAADSGPGELDAAELVRRVRVREEAGERRKEAIAAVAADAGLPKREVFDAVVAAKNAERTGPQ; encoded by the coding sequence TGACTCATGTGACTGGAACGACTGGAACGCTGGTACTCGCAGGAACCCCCATCGGCGATGTGGCGGACGCCCCGCCACGCCTCGCCGCCGAACTGGAGACGGCCGATGTCGTCGCCGCCGAGGACACCCGCAGGCTGCGCCGCCTCACCCAGGCCCTCGGCATCCACACCACGGGGCGGGTCGTCTCCTACTTCGAGGGCAACGAGTCGGCGCGTACGCCCGAACTCGTCGAGGCGCTGACCGGCGGCGCCCGCGTCCTGCTGGTCACGGACGCCGGGATGCCGTCCGTCTCCGACCCCGGCTACCGGCTCGTGGCCGCCGCCGTGGAGAAGAACATCAAGGTCACCGCGGTCCCCGGCCCGTCCGCCGTGCTCACCGCGCTCGCCCTGTCCGCGCTGCCCGTCGACCGTTTCTGCTTCGAGGGCTTCCTGCCGCGCAAGGCCGGCGAACGGCTCGGCAAGCTGCGCGAGGTCGCCGAGGAGCGCCGCACCATGGTCTTCTTCGAGGCCCCGCACCGGCTCGACGACACCCTCGCCGCGATGGCCGAGGTCTTCGGCGCCGACCGCCGGGCCGCCGTGTGCCGGGAGCTGACCAAGACGTACGAGGAAGTGAAGCGAGGCCCGCTCGGCGAGCTGGCGGCCTGGGCGGCCGAAGGGGTACGCGGCGAGATCACCGTCGTCGTCGAGGGCGCGGCCGACTCCGGACCCGGGGAACTGGATGCCGCGGAGCTGGTGCGCAGGGTGCGGGTGCGCGAGGAGGCGGGGGAGCGGCGCAAGGAGGCCATCGCCGCCGTCGCCGCGGATGCGGGGCTGCCCAAGCGCGAAGTCTTCGATGCGGTCGTCGCGGCAAAGAACGCGGAGCGAACCGGCCCCCAGTAA
- a CDS encoding 4-(cytidine 5'-diphospho)-2-C-methyl-D-erythritol kinase: protein MSVTVRVSAKVNVQLAVGAPRSDGFHDLANVFLAVGLYDEVTVTPADELRITCSGPDAAKVPLDATNLAARAAIALAGRYGIAPDVHIHIAKDIPVAGGMAGGSADGAAALLACDALWSTGATRDELLAICAELGSDVPFSLVGGAALGVGRGEQLTPIDVGGTFHWVFAVADGGLSTPAVYGEFDRLTADADVPEPTASAALLDALRSGDTTALADALSNDLQPAALSLRPSLADTLAAGTGAGALAALVSGSGPTTAFLVADAESARKVAEALISSGTCRNARAAVSPAPGATVQQSG from the coding sequence GTGAGCGTCACCGTTCGCGTGTCCGCCAAGGTCAACGTCCAGCTCGCGGTCGGCGCGCCGCGCTCCGACGGCTTTCACGACCTGGCCAATGTCTTCCTCGCCGTCGGTCTGTACGACGAGGTCACCGTCACCCCCGCCGACGAGCTGCGCATCACCTGCTCGGGCCCGGACGCCGCCAAGGTGCCGCTGGACGCGACGAACCTCGCCGCACGCGCCGCGATCGCCCTGGCCGGGCGGTACGGCATCGCACCCGATGTGCACATCCACATCGCCAAGGACATCCCCGTCGCGGGCGGCATGGCGGGCGGCAGCGCCGACGGTGCGGCCGCTCTGCTGGCCTGCGACGCCCTGTGGTCCACCGGCGCGACGCGCGATGAGCTCCTCGCCATCTGCGCGGAGCTCGGCAGCGACGTCCCGTTCAGCCTGGTCGGCGGCGCGGCCCTCGGGGTCGGGCGCGGCGAGCAGCTGACCCCGATCGACGTCGGCGGAACCTTCCACTGGGTCTTCGCGGTCGCCGACGGCGGGCTCTCCACCCCCGCCGTCTACGGCGAGTTCGACCGGCTCACGGCCGATGCGGACGTCCCGGAGCCCACCGCGTCCGCCGCACTCCTGGACGCGCTGCGGTCCGGCGACACCACCGCGCTCGCGGACGCCCTGAGCAACGACCTCCAGCCCGCCGCGCTCTCCCTGCGCCCCTCGCTGGCCGACACCCTCGCCGCGGGCACCGGGGCCGGGGCACTGGCCGCCCTGGTCTCGGGCTCCGGACCGACCACCGCGTTCCTGGTGGCGGACGCGGAGTCGGCGCGGAAGGTGGCCGAGGCGCTGATCTCTTCGGGGACGTGCAGAAACGCACGGGCCGCGGTGTCGCCGGCCCCGGGCGCCACGGTCCAGCAGTCCGGCTGA